The Amylolactobacillus amylophilus DSM 20533 = JCM 1125 genome contains a region encoding:
- the groL gene encoding chaperonin GroEL (60 kDa chaperone family; promotes refolding of misfolded polypeptides especially under stressful conditions; forms two stacked rings of heptamers to form a barrel-shaped 14mer; ends can be capped by GroES; misfolded proteins enter the barrel where they are refolded when GroES binds), which yields MAKDIKFAEDARAAMLRGVDKLADTVKTTLGPKGRNVVLEKSYGSPDITNDGVTIAKSIELEDHFENMGAKLVAEVASKTNDIAGDGTTTATVLAQAIVREGMKNVSAGANPVGIRRGIEQATKAAVAELHNISHEVANKDQIAQVASVSSASEEVGQLIADAMEKVGNDGVITIEESKGIDTELNVVEGMQFDRGYLSQYMVTDNDKMEADLDNPYILITDKKITNIQDILPMLQEIVQQGKALLIIADDVEGEALPTLVLNKIRGTFNVVAVKAPGFGDRRKEQLQDIATLTGGTVITDDFGLELKDTKLEQLGQAGKVTVTKDNTTIVEGSGTKEAIAERVETIKNQIEGTTSDFDREKLQERLAKLSGGVAVIKVGAATETELKERKYRIEDALNATRAAVEEGYVAGGGVALINVIKAVDDLTAEGDEQTGINIVKRALEAPVRQISENAGLEGSVIVERMKSEKNEFGFNAATDKWENMVEAGIIDPTKVTRSALQNAASVSALLLTTEAVVAEIPEEHPADPQAGMNPGMGMM from the coding sequence ATGGCAAAAGATATTAAATTCGCTGAAGATGCTCGTGCAGCAATGCTGCGTGGTGTTGATAAGCTGGCAGATACTGTTAAGACAACGCTTGGACCAAAAGGTAGAAACGTAGTGCTCGAGAAATCATATGGTTCACCCGACATCACAAACGATGGTGTGACAATCGCCAAGTCGATTGAACTAGAAGATCATTTCGAGAACATGGGTGCAAAACTCGTTGCTGAAGTTGCATCGAAGACGAATGACATCGCTGGTGACGGTACGACCACCGCGACGGTTTTGGCACAAGCAATCGTTCGTGAGGGAATGAAGAACGTCAGTGCCGGTGCAAATCCTGTGGGTATCCGTCGGGGAATTGAGCAGGCTACTAAGGCCGCTGTCGCTGAATTGCACAATATTAGCCACGAAGTTGCTAACAAGGACCAGATTGCTCAAGTTGCTTCTGTCTCAAGTGCAAGTGAAGAAGTCGGTCAACTCATTGCGGATGCAATGGAAAAGGTTGGTAACGACGGTGTTATTACCATCGAAGAGTCAAAGGGAATCGACACTGAATTAAACGTGGTTGAAGGTATGCAATTCGACCGTGGTTATCTTTCACAATACATGGTAACGGATAATGACAAGATGGAAGCAGACTTAGACAACCCTTACATCTTAATCACCGACAAAAAGATTACGAATATTCAAGACATTTTGCCAATGTTGCAAGAAATAGTGCAACAAGGTAAGGCACTGTTGATTATTGCTGATGATGTTGAGGGTGAAGCACTACCAACACTTGTGTTAAACAAGATTCGGGGTACTTTCAATGTCGTTGCCGTTAAGGCACCGGGCTTTGGCGATCGGCGCAAGGAACAACTACAAGATATCGCTACATTAACAGGTGGTACGGTAATTACCGATGATTTCGGCCTGGAATTAAAGGATACTAAGCTTGAGCAACTCGGCCAGGCTGGTAAAGTTACGGTTACTAAGGACAACACAACGATTGTTGAAGGTTCTGGTACGAAAGAAGCAATTGCAGAGCGTGTTGAGACAATCAAGAACCAAATTGAAGGCACGACTTCAGACTTTGACCGTGAGAAGCTACAAGAGCGGCTTGCTAAACTGTCTGGTGGTGTAGCCGTTATCAAGGTTGGTGCTGCTACAGAAACGGAATTAAAGGAAAGAAAATACAGAATTGAAGATGCTTTGAATGCAACTAGAGCTGCGGTTGAAGAAGGCTACGTTGCAGGTGGTGGTGTTGCTCTGATTAACGTCATTAAGGCAGTTGATGACCTCACTGCTGAGGGCGACGAGCAAACGGGAATTAACATCGTTAAACGCGCGCTTGAAGCACCTGTAAGACAAATTTCTGAGAATGCCGGACTTGAAGGTTCAGTTATTGTAGAACGCATGAAGAGCGAGAAGAATGAGTTTGGTTTCAACGCTGCCACAGATAAGTGGGAGAACATGGTTGAGGCAGGAATTATTGACCCAACCAAGGTTACTCGTTCAGCATTGCAAAATGCCGCATCAGTTTCAGCATTATTGTTGACCACTGAAGCTGTTGTTGCGGAAATTCCTGAAGAACATCCAGCAGATCCCCAAGCTGGTATGAACCCTGGAATGGGCATGATGTAA
- a CDS encoding APC family permease — MGQFKQLLLGKPLKSDEEGGQKLTRFKALAMLSSDALSSVAYGTEEIALVLVTLSAAAMWYSIPIAAFVLVLLLSLTLSYRQVIHAYPGGGGAYKVSSDNLGKGAGLVAGGSLLIDYMLTVAVSVSAGSNAIVAAIPALYGHQVVISLVIITILTILNLRGMSESANFLMIPVYFFIVMILIMIGTGLFKILTGQIPFTAAAPIGAVVPGVTAALIFKAFSSGSSSLTGVEAISNAVPFFKKPRAKNAAATLTIMAAILGVFFAGISFLNYWYGIVPMEKVTVLSQIADKTFGGQNIFYYLVQFATAFILTVAANTGFSAFPVLAFNLAKDKFMPHNYMDRGDRLGYSNGILTLAIGSGILIVMFGGDVSRLIPLYAAGVFIPFTLSQTGMILKWWHERPKNWVWSATANLVGALISFAILVILFTYRLAEIWPFFVIMPALVYLFHKINQHYKNVAEQLRLMDNEATYHQFDGSTVIVLVSSVTQVTKNALSYAESIGDYVIAMHVSMDENPDKEKEIQSEFTKDYPNIRFVDIHSSYRSIVKPVSRFVDVISRNAAQRNYSTTVLIPQFVPNKNWHFALHNQTALRLKQTFMRRENIIVATYSYNLKK, encoded by the coding sequence ATGGGACAGTTCAAACAATTGCTATTGGGTAAACCGTTGAAGTCAGACGAAGAGGGTGGACAGAAACTCACTCGCTTCAAAGCATTAGCTATGCTGAGTTCAGACGCTTTATCAAGTGTGGCCTATGGTACGGAGGAGATTGCTCTTGTGCTAGTGACGCTGTCGGCTGCAGCAATGTGGTACTCTATTCCAATCGCGGCCTTCGTGCTTGTCTTGTTGCTTTCGCTGACTTTATCTTACAGACAGGTTATTCATGCTTATCCCGGTGGCGGTGGGGCCTATAAGGTCTCAAGCGATAATCTGGGTAAAGGTGCAGGACTCGTGGCTGGAGGCTCATTACTCATTGATTACATGCTGACCGTTGCAGTTAGTGTGTCGGCTGGCTCAAATGCAATTGTGGCGGCTATCCCGGCTCTTTATGGTCACCAAGTAGTCATCTCCTTGGTCATTATTACCATCCTGACTATTCTCAATTTGCGGGGCATGAGCGAGTCTGCGAACTTCCTGATGATTCCAGTCTATTTCTTTATCGTCATGATTCTGATCATGATTGGGACAGGATTATTTAAAATCCTGACCGGACAGATTCCATTTACAGCGGCAGCGCCCATTGGCGCTGTCGTGCCTGGTGTGACTGCCGCACTGATTTTCAAAGCATTCTCTAGTGGCTCAAGCTCCTTAACCGGTGTCGAGGCCATTAGCAACGCCGTCCCATTCTTCAAGAAGCCCCGTGCAAAAAACGCTGCGGCGACTTTGACCATCATGGCCGCAATTCTGGGCGTGTTCTTTGCCGGTATCTCTTTTCTAAACTATTGGTACGGCATTGTGCCAATGGAGAAGGTCACGGTTCTCTCACAAATTGCCGATAAGACATTTGGAGGCCAGAACATCTTCTACTACCTGGTTCAATTTGCGACGGCGTTCATCCTCACGGTTGCTGCCAACACAGGATTCTCCGCCTTTCCCGTTCTCGCTTTTAACTTGGCTAAAGATAAATTCATGCCGCATAACTACATGGATCGTGGGGACCGACTGGGCTACTCAAACGGCATTCTTACACTGGCGATCGGATCCGGTATTCTCATCGTCATGTTTGGTGGCGATGTTTCCCGGCTGATTCCGCTCTATGCTGCTGGCGTGTTCATTCCGTTCACGTTATCGCAGACTGGGATGATATTAAAGTGGTGGCACGAGCGGCCAAAGAATTGGGTCTGGAGTGCAACTGCCAATCTGGTCGGTGCGCTGATTTCTTTCGCGATTCTGGTAATTCTATTTACCTATCGCTTAGCCGAAATCTGGCCGTTTTTCGTTATCATGCCTGCACTCGTCTACCTCTTCCATAAGATTAACCAGCATTACAAAAATGTGGCGGAACAACTGCGACTCATGGATAATGAGGCAACCTACCACCAATTTGACGGTTCAACGGTGATTGTGCTTGTTTCAAGCGTCACTCAGGTTACTAAGAACGCCCTCAGTTATGCAGAGTCAATCGGTGACTACGTCATTGCAATGCATGTCTCGATGGACGAGAATCCCGATAAAGAGAAGGAAATTCAATCAGAGTTCACGAAAGATTACCCGAATATTCGCTTCGTCGATATCCACTCATCTTACCGCTCTATTGTGAAGCCGGTCAGTCGCTTCGTGGACGTGATTAGTCGCAACGCAGCGCAACGTAACTATTCAACCACAGTGTTGATCCCACAGTTCGTCCCAAATAAGAACTGGCACTTCGCGTTACATAATCAGACAGCTTTACGTTTGAAGCAGACTTTTATGCGCCGTGAAAACATTATTGTCGCAACGTACAGCTATAATTTGAAAAAATAA